A window of Desmospora profundinema genomic DNA:
AAGAACCGCAGGAGTTTGAACAGTGGGTGGAAGAACGGCAAAACCCCTCCTCCGAACCGCAAAACGCGCAGGAAGCCGCCGGTAAGGAAGTGTTTACCCAAAACTGCATGAGCTGCCACGCCATTGATGGTACGGATCTGAAAACCAGCGGGGATCAAGGTCCCAATCTGGCCGGATTTGGCAATCGGGAGAAAATCGCCGGACTTTTGGAGTTCAACGACGAAAATCTGGAAGAATGGCTGAAACATCCCGAAGAGATTAAACCAGGCACCTACATGCCGTCTTTTGATTACTTAAGCGACGAAGATATGGACAATCTCAAGGAATATTTGAAGAGCCTACAGTAAGTTCGGGCCGAAGCCAGGGTTGCCGCCCTTTTGCGGCAGCCCAGTGGAAATGACTGGACTGGAGGAGGGAACACCTTGGCTACCATTGTGATTTTGCTTGTATTCGCCCTCTTTTTGATCGCGATTTTAACGGGCGGCTACAACAAACAGTGGTTGGAACGCTTCCGGTCTCACTGGTTGTGGGACTGGATCACCACCGTTGACCACAAAAAAATCGGTATTCTCTATTTGATGGGTGGCGGATTCTTCTTTATCATCGGCGGGCTGGAAGCCCTGTTGATCCGCATTCAGCTCTTCTTCCCCAACAACGATTTTATGGTGGGGCGGGAATTTAACGAGCTGTTGACCATGCATGGAACCACCATGATCTTTTTCGTGGCGATGCCGCTGTTGTTCGCCCTGATGAACGTGGCGGTTCCGTTGCAGATCGGTGCCCGGGATGTGGCGTTTCCTTTCTTAAACGCCCTCGGCTTCTGGCTGTTCCTGGCCGGCGGAATCCTGATGAACCTGGGCTGGATTTTTGGGAATGCCCCGGATGCCGGCTGGACCAACTATGTACCGATCGCCGGTAATGAATATAGTGCCGGTCCAGGTATTGAGTATTATGTGTTAGGTCTACAGGTATCGGGGATCGGGACCCTGATCGGGGGCCTCAACTTTTTGGTGACCATCATCAACATGCGCGCTCCTGGCATGACCTTTCTGCGCATGCCGCTGTTCACTTGGACCTCTTTTGTCGCTTCCGCATTGATTCTGTTTGCATTTCCCGCGTTGACGGCAGGATTGTTCCTGGTCATGTTTGACCGCATTTTTGGAACCGCCTTTTTCGATGTGGCGCTGGGCGGGAATCCGGTCATTTGGCAGCACTTGTTCTGGATTTTTGGTCACCCGGAAGTGTACATCGTCATTCTGCCCGCATTTGGAATCATGTCTGACGTGATTTCCACCTTTGCGAAGAAACGTCTTTTCGGTTATACCTCCATGGTTTTTGCGACGATGTTAATCGGGTTCCTTGGCTTTATGGTGTGGGCGCACCATATGTTCACCGTTGGAATGGGACCGGTTCCCAACTCCATCTTTGCGATCTTGACGATGGCCATCGCCGTCCCCACCGGGATTAAGGTATTTAACTGGCTGTTTACCATGTGGGGCGGGAAAATCCAATTTACGACGGCGATGCTTTGGGCTGTCGGCTTTATCCCCACCTTTGTGTTGGGTGGAGTGACGGGTGTGATGCTGGCGAGCCCGGCGGCGGACTTCCAATTCCATGACAGCTATTTCGTCGTGGCACACTTCCACTATGTGCTGATTGGCGGTACCGTGTTCGGCCTCTTCTCCGGTGCGTACTACTGGTGGCCGAAAATGTTTGGTCACAAGTTGAATGAAACCCTGGGGAAATGGCACTTTTGGCTCTTCTTTATCGGGTTCCACCTGACCTTTTTCATCCAGCATTTCATCGGATTGTTCGGGATGCCGCGCCGCCATTTCACGTATCAAGCGGATGACGGGTTAACGCTGCTCAACCAGATCAGTACGGTTGGCGCATTCTTTATGGCGATCGGTACGGTCGTGCTGCTGATCAACATCATTGTCAGTGCGAAGAAGGCGGTGCCGGCCGGGAACGACCCCTGGGATGCCCGGACACTGGAATGGGCGATCTCGTCTCCTCCCCCGGAATACAATTTCGCTCAAACGCCTCGTGTACGTGCATTGGATGCGTTTTGGCATGAAAAAATGGCCGGGAATAAAACATTGGAGCCGGCAGAACCGCTTGGGCCGATTCATATGCCTTCTCCGACCCACTTGCCCTTCTTTATGACCCTCGGATTTTTCATTTCCGGGTTGGGCTGGGTGTTCCGTTCCGTGGAAGTGGGAGTTTTGGGACTGGTCATGGTGGTGCTGGTTATGTTCATCCACTCCTTTAACCATGATCACGGCTACTACATTCCGTTGAAGGATATTCCAGATGCGAACAACGATCCGCAGAAAGGGGCGAAGGCATAATGGCGAGCATAGAAACGCAAACGCAAACCCATGCCGACGCACCCGTCCAACTGGAAAAAGCGACATTGGAAGGCCGGAATAAAATCCTTGGCTTCTGGCTGTTCATCGGGGCGGAAACGGTTCTCTTCGCCTGCTTGTTCGGAACCTATCTGGCCCTCCAGAATTCGACGATGGGTGGTCCTACCCAGGGAGAGCTGTTCAGCATCCCCTTGGTGGGTCTGGCGACGGTGATCCTGCTGACCAGTAGCTTGACCAGTGTATTGGGCATCGTCGGTATGCATGAAAACAACCTAAAGAAAACCCAGTTTTGGTTCGGGGTGACGGTGCTTCTCGGTGTGGCCTTCCTGGTGTTGGAGATTTATGAGTTCATCCATTACACCAACGAAGGGCTGGCCATTACCACCAACGCTTTTGGTTCCGCTTTTTACACTTTGTTGGGAACCCACGGGGCTCACGTGCTGTTTGGAGTGATTTGGATCACTTCGCTGATGATCCAGGCCAGAAAGCAGGGGCTGACCAAAGTGACGGCACCCAAGTTTTATGTGGCCAGCCTTTATTGGCACTTTGTAGATGTGATCTGGGTTTTCATCTTTACCGTCGTTTATCTGATGGGAAAGGTGGGATAACGTATGGAAACCAAAGTCCAGACGAATCAACAACAAACGTCCAAACCACCTGCATCGGAAGGTGCGGCCAAGCATGTGAAGTCCTTTGCCTTGATGATTCTGCTGACTGCGGCAGCCTTCGCCTTAGTAGTGTATGAAGTCATGCCGCCTGTCCTGCTCATCCCGGTGATTGTAGGCTTGGCGATGGTCCAAGTATTTCTGCAACTGTTCACGTTTATGCATCTGGATATGAAAAAGCATAAAATCACGGTCGCTTTTATGATGACAGGGCTTTTTATCGGCATTCTGTGTGCAGTGGCTCTCTGGCTTCTGGAAGGAGATTTCCTATAATTATTGGTTCCCCCTCGCCATAGGCGAGGGGGAACGCATATCAGCGAGATGTTCACAATCTGGTCATCTTTAATGGAAAGGAGGAGTATCATGCATCAGCATCACGGCGGCTTTGATTTTTGGAGTGTGATCAGTCCGGGAGCGCTGATCCTTACGATTCTGCTGGGTGTGCTGTACTTTACCTTGATTGGTCCATGGCGGCGGAAATGGGGGTATGACGAGAGCCCTTCGATCTGGAAGCAGCGGGGGTTTGTGTTTGCATTGGCTGTCTTCTATTTTGCATCGGGGCCGGTGAGTACCTTTTCCCATGATTCATTCAGTGCACATATGATGGAAATGGCCTTGGTTTATATGGTGGTTCCGCCCTTGATTTTATTAGGCTTACCCTCCTGGGTTTACCGTCCTTTATGGAGTACCCCCCGTCGAGCCAAGGTGTTTCGCGTCCTGACGTTTCCCTTGGTCACCCTGATCTGCTTTAACGGGTTCTTTTCCCTGTATCATTTGCCTGTCGTATTTGATGCGATCATGTCCTCTTCCATTTTAATGGCGGCTTCTCACGGTTTTATGGGATTCGCCGCTTTTATGATGTGGTGGCCGATCACTTGTCCGGTCCCGGAAAAAGATACGTTAAATCCAGTGATGAAACTGGGGTATATCATCGGGGACAGCATACTGATCACTCCCGCTTGTGCCCTGATCGTATTTTCCGATGTTTTGTTGTATCAATCATTCCAAGAGGCGCCTGTCGCATTCAGTTTCATGAGCGCGTTGGATGACCAGCAGATGGGTGCGGTGGTGATGAAGGCGATCCAGGAGATCGCTTATGGATGTGTTCTCGGCTATACCTTCTACCATTGGGTGAAAGAACACAAACGAATGGAAAGGGAGGAAGCAGAGACGATTCGTCCCAGGGGCGAAAAAGGAGAGACTCCATCCACCATGGCTTATTGATCGACCGGATTAAAACAGCAAGGTTGGATTATACACGTTGTCCAGTTAAAACCGCTTCTTCAAAAAAAGCGGTTTTTTTGTCGTCTGAACCGTACAAGTCTCGCCTGGGTCACTTCGTTTCCGATCTCGCTATGCACTCACAGAGCACAAGTCTCGCCTGGATCACTTCGTTCCCGGTCTCGCTATGCACTCACAGAGCACAAGTCTCGCCTGGGTCACTTCGTTCCCGGTCTCGCTATGCCCCGTATTTCCTGGGAAATGGGTTGTCTGTTTTCCCTTTGGTTTTGTTATAGGCGGAACCCCAAGAAAGAGACCGGCATAGGATGCTTTGTGTTTTGGTTATTCCGACAGATCCTTCAGGGATGGTCGGGTACAGAAAGGTCGGGGACAGGAGGAAGGGGTCTATGAAAAAACTGCTTATCCTGGCTTTGATCGGGTTTTTTGCCCAACTAGTGGATGGCGCTTTGGGGATGGCTTATGGGGTTACATCCACATCACTGCTCCTATTTTTCGGGATCGCGCCGGCAATTGCTTCCGCCTCTGTCCATATGGCTGAAGTGGTAACGACTGCTGCATCCGGCATTTCTCATTGGAAGTTTGGCAATGTGGATCGGGTTATTGTTAAACGGCTGATGGTTCCGGGAGCGTTGGGTGCTTTTGTGGGTGCTTGTTTTTTGAGCAATATTCCGGGTGACCTGGCTAGACCTTTCATCTCGGCGTTTTTGTTTCTGCTGGGCTTCTATGTCCTCTATCGTTTTCTGTTTGTCAAACAGGTTCCACTGATGAAAAAGAAGAAACCCGGCAAATGGACGATTCCTCTGGGATTGTTTGCAGGGTTTGCCGATTCCACAGGCGGTGGAGGGTGGGGACCGCTTACCACCCCCATACTGATTTCCCATAAAGGAATGGAGCCGCGAAAAGTGATCGGATCCGTGGATACCAGTGAGTTTGCCGTGGCTGTTGCTGCCTCTTTGGGTTTTTTGATCGCGTTGGGTCCCTCTCAAATTGATTGGACATGGGTGGGGGCATTGATGTTGGGAGGGGTTTTGGCCGCTCCGATTGCGGCATGGTGTGTCAAATGGATACCGCCACAACTTTTGGGTGTGTTGGTGGGAGGGTTCATCATTGTGATCAATACCCGTACCATTTTGGACAGCACGGGGTGGGTTCCTCCATCTTTCTATCCATGGGTTTACGCCTGGCTGATTTTTTTATGGACCCTGGCTTTGGGGGCGGCCATCCAAAAGATCCGTACCGGCAGGCACTGCAAACAGTCTTCAGACTCTGACCATTGAGGGGCCAGGCCGAATAAACGAATTCCAGCATAAAAGAGGGATATCGTCAACACTGATCTTAATAAAAAAAGAGAATTCTGACCGAGCTCCCGTAGCGCAGGAGTCGGTTTCAGACGGTCCGGACGAATGTCCGGATATTTTTGTTCTTTAAAATCAATTTTTTACATATTTACCCTTTCCTTTCGGAAGGATATGGATGACTCCACCTAGGGGACTGCAAATAGAGACTGTAAGGTAGAGGATTTCTACATAAATCGATTCCAGAGAGGAGAGCGTTCGTTTGGATCACGGAACGGAAATCGGGAAGGAAGTGCTTGGGAGATCACGGATCCAAACCGTCTCCCCTCCCCTGTGGAAGGACTATCTGAGTTTGATGAAACCAGGTATCACGTTGTCCAACCTGATTGCGACGGTGGCCGGTTTTCGACTGGCTGCCGGTGGATGGGGGCAGCCGGGTACATTTTTTTGGACGTTGGCAGGGACTTTCTTGGTAGTGGCGGGTGGATGTGTTTGGAATAACGTGTACGACCGTGATATCGATCCATGGATGTCCCGAACCCGTACACGTCCGATTCCCGCTGGCCGGATCTCGTGGAGGAGCGCCCGTTGGATCGGGTGGGGTTTTTCTTTGCTGGGACTGATCATCCTGCTTAGGTGTGTCAACGTTCTCTCCGCCGTTTGGGGTGCGGTGGGAGTAGGATGGTATGTCTTTGTCTATACCGCTTGGTTCAAAAGAAAATCCCCTTGGAACACGGTTATCGGCGGTGTTGCAGGTGCTGTCCCCCCTGTGATCGGGTGGACGGCGGTGACCGGAGAGATGGGGTGGCCGGCTTGGGTGCTGTTTTTTATCTTGTTTTTCTGGCAACCCCCTCATTTTTATGCGCTGGCACTGTTGAAGGAAGCGGAATATCGCAAGGCGGGCATTCCCATGTGGCCGGTGGTGCGGGGATGGAGGGAAACATGGGAGCAGATGGCGGCTTGCGCCTGGGTGCTTCTCCCGATTTCAGGGTTGCTTCCTTTGCTGGGGTACGTGTCGTGGGAGTACCTGTGGGTAGTGATACCGCTGGGATTCGCTTTTGGTGGTTGGATAGGGGCGGGACGATGGGTATATAAGCGGGATCGCTGGGCCCGTCAGGTTTTCCGATTGTCTCTGGTATATCTGTTGGGATGGATGGCGGCGGTCATTCACTTTGCTGGATAAAGAGTAACGGAGGGTGGGGGTGATGGCATGGGTGGGAAAAGCGGTTTGAGGCACTGGTTCGTCTGGCTGACACTCATCTTGGTGTCCGCCGGCTGCACCAATCCATCGATGTCCGTGCTGGATCCGGCTGGTCCGGTGGGTCGTGAGCAGTTAAAGCTGATCTACCTCAGTACCGGTATCATGACCTTGGTGGTCTTGGTGGTGGCGGTACTTTATATCTATATCGTGATCCGCTACCGGGAGAGACCCGGCCAAGAGGGTGAGATTCCGGAACAAGTGGAAGGAAACAAAAAGCTGGAAGTGTTGTGGACAGTCGTTCCCATCATCCTGCTGGTGATCCTGGCTGTCCCTACGATTGCGACCACTTTTAACATCAATGAAAAGCCGGATCCAGCCGAGTCCATCCGTGTCAATGTGATCGGATATCAATACTGGTGGGGGTTTGAATATCCGGAGTTTGGAGTGAATACCGCGAATGAAGTCCATATTCCCACCGGGAAAAAGATCGAATTCATTTTAAGAGCCCATGACGTTATCCATGCTTTTTGGGTGCCTAGCTTGGGCGGAAAAGAAGACTTGAATCCCGAGCGCAACACCCGTCTCGTCCTGCAGGCGGACAAGCCCGGCATTTATGAAGGCAAATGTGCGGAGTTGTGCGGTGCCGCTCACGCGCTTATGAATTTTCGTGTCATCGCCCATCCCCCTGAGGAGTTTAACGAGTGGATCGCTTCCCAAAAAAGCCCGGATTCCACTCCGCAAAGTGATAGGGGCAGGGAAGGGCAGAGGCTGGTGGGGCAAAACTGTATCGGTTGCCATGCCGTCGAGAACGCCGGATATCCCGTCCAGGGGAGTACAGGTCCCACGCTGAACGCATTTAGTAAACGGACGCGGATTGCTGGTGTAATCGACAACAACCGGGAGAATCTGACCACATGGATGGTGGATCCCCAAGGGGTCAAACCTGGCAATCGGATGCCGGCTTTTGATCATTTAACAGAGGAGCAGATCGATGCGATCGTGCAGTACCTCTTGGAATTGAAATGACGCACCGTGTTCTGCGAGGAGGGAATACTATATGGCCACACTGATTATATTGATCGTCGTTGCCTTATTCCTGGCGGCAATTTTGACCGGAGGCTACAACGAACAATACTTGGACCGGGTGAAACAGAACTGGTTATGGGATTGGATCACAACGGTGGATCACAAGAAGATTGGGATTCTCTATTTGATCGGTGGTGGACTCTTCTTTGCCATCGCAGGGCTGGAATCCCTGTTGATTCGGATTCAACTGATGTTTCCCAACAATAAATTCATCTTGGGTGATGTTTTTAATCAGCTGCTGACCATGCACGGTACCACAATGATTTTCTTGGTGGCGCTCCCGGTCCTATTCGGTCTGATGAATGTGATTGTGCCCTTGCAAATCGGAGCCCGAGATGTGGCTTTTCCTTTTCTTAATTCCCTCGGCTTTTGGCTGTATTTTGCCGGAGGGCTGCTGCTCAATATCAGCTGGATCTTCGGCGGAGCGCCTGATGCCGGGTGGACGAGTTATGCCACTTTGGCGCTCAATGATTTTAGTCCCGGACCGGGTGTCAATTATTATGTGCTGGGATTGCAAATTGCCGGGATTGGGACCTTGATCAGCGGAATCAACTTCCTGGTGACCATCATCAATATGCGGGCACCGGGTATGACGTATCTGCGCCTGCCGCTGTTTACTTGGACGACGTTTGTGACATCGGCTTTGATCTTGTTCGCTTTTCCGCCATTGACTGCCGGATTATTTATGATGATGTTTGACCGTCTGTTTGAGACCAATTTTTTTGCCACTAACGGAGGCGGTAATGCAACAGTGTGGCAGCACATTTTTTGGATTTTCGGCCATCCGGAGGTGTATATCCTGGTGCTGCCCGCGTTTGGCGTGTTTTCGGATGTGATCAGCACCTTTTCCAAAAAGCGTCTGTTTGGTTATCACTCCATGGTGTTTGCGGTGGTCTTAATCGGATTTCTCGGATTTATGGTATGGGTGCACCATATGTTTACCGTCGGACTGGGTCCCATCGCCAACACGATCTTTGCGGTGGCCACCATGGCCATCGCGGTTCCCACCGGGATTAAGGTGTTTAACTGGCTTTTCACCATGTTGGGCGGCCGTATTCGATTTACTACGGCGATGCTGTTTGCAACGGGTTTTATCGTAGCGTTTGTCATGGGTGGGGTGACTGGCGTCATGCTGGCCGTCGTGCCGGCTGATCTTCAATTTCACGATACTTATTTTGTGGTCGCTCACTTCCATTATGTAATCATTGGGGGCGTCGTGCTGGGCTTCTTTTCCGGATTTTACTACTGGTGGCCCAAGATTTTCGGCACCTTTTTGGATGAAAAATGGGGTAAGTGGCATTTCTGGCTTTTTTACTTAGGCTTTCACCTTACTTTTTTCCCGCAGCACTTCTTGGGATTGTTCGGGATGCCTCGGCGTGTTTTCACCTATGAGGCGGGATACGGTTTGGAGCTGAACAATCTTCTGAGCACCTTGGGTACGTTCCTGATGACGGCGGGAGTTTTCTGCTTGGTGTTTAATGTGCTGCGTACTGTAATCAAGGGACAACAGGCCCCAGGGGATCCGTGGGATGGCCGTACATTGGAATGGTCGATTTCTTCCCCGCCCCCGGAGTACAACTTTGCTCAGGTCCCCCAAATCCGGGGCTTGGATGCCTGGTGGTTGGAAAAGCAGGAAGGAAACGACCGCATGCCGCCGGCGGAACCGTTGGGGCCGATTCACATGCCCTCTCCCAACTACCTGCCGTTCGTTATGACTCTGGGTTTTTTCATCTCTGGACTCGGCTTTGTTTTTCACAGCATCGAGGTGGGCTTCCTGGGGTTGGCGGTTGTAATCGTTACCTTATATGTCCGCTCCTTTGAGGAGGATCACGGCTACCACCTCCATCCAAAGGAGTTGGAAGAAGGGGTGAACGGATCATGAAGATTGAAGAGAAGACGGCATCAGTGGCTGGTCTTCCTGCGGAACCGGAAAGGGCCACGCTGGAAGGGAAAAACAAGATTCTTGGTTTTTGGTTGTTCCTCGGTGCGGAAACGACTCTCTTTGCGACGATGTTCGGCACTTACCTGGCTTTAAAAGGAGAGACCCTAGATGGGCCCACTCCCCCTGAGATATTTGTAATGCCTGTGGTGGCGTTGGCTACTGTGGTCCTGCTCACCAGCAGCTTGACCAGTGTGTTTGCCATCATGGCCATGCACCAAAATGATGTAAAGAAGATGATTCGTTGGTTTGGATTGACGATTTTGCTGGGGGCTGTTTTTCTCGGAGTGGAGATCTATGAGTTTATTGAATATACGCACCTGGGGCACACCCTGACCAGCAGTGCTTTTGGGTCCTCGTTTTACCTGCTGTTGGGTACACACGGAAGCCACGTGTTATATGGGGTGTGTTGGATCATCGGTTTGATGATCCAGGCACGCCATAAAGGGATTACGGTTCACACGGCACCGAAATTTTACGTTGCCAGTCTGTACTGGCACTTTGTCGATGTGGTATGGGTATTCATCTTCACGGTCGTATACCTGATGGGAATGATGGCATAAGAGGGGAAGATACGGATGGAGGTTCTTTGGAAGCAGTTCTTTGTTCCCCAGTTGTGGAATGGAGGACTCAATCTGTTGGTGTTGGTGGTGGCAGCTCTCTACTTGTCTGCTACCGGCCGTTGGCGATCGCGTTTCCATGGCTCATCACGGGTGGCCCCTTCACGGAAGATCCTTTTTTTGGGGGGGCTGCTCCTGTTCTACTTGGCTTTGGGAAGCCCATTGGCATGGATCGGTCATGAATTGTTCAGCGTCCATATGTTTCAGCAATCCATCCTTTATCTGGTGGTTCCGCCACTTCTTATCCGTGGGATTCCCGATTGGCTGTGGCAGGTGATATGGGGGTGGAAAGGGCTGGACCGATTCCTCCGTTTTGGAACCAAGCCCCTCATCGCTCTGGTATGGTTTAACGGCCTGTTTTCCATCTACCATATTCCGGCCGTCTTTGATGCGTTGATGGGAACCCATTCGCTTCAGTGGTCGGCCCACTTTGTATTGATGGCGGCGGCGGGCTTGATGTGGTGGCCGGTTTTGTCTCCCTTGCCGGAGTACACGCTCCTTACCCCCCTGCGCAAGATGGCCTATATTGCAGCTGCAGGTGTGCTGCTGACTCCCGCTTGCGCCTTGATCATTTTTGCCGACCATGTGCTGTTCGCCTCCTATACCGGTGGAGAGAGCGTACTATCGATGATGGATCCGAGGGACGATCAACAAATGGGCGGCGTGATTATGAAGATCATGCAGGAGGGAATCTACGGGGGTATGCTGGGTTATGTATTCATCAAGTGGATCAGGCGGGATAGAGATATCTACGGAGTGCCGGACAATCGGGAAGTTCCGTCTCCGGTACGGCGTGGGGAGCTGGTTCACAACGTTTCACCCCGATCTTCGGTGGAGGAGGCGGAAAAGGGGATGGGGGGAGTGCCTTACGAACGGGACGTCTCCCGCAGTTCGGGTTCTACATAGGAGTGATGGGCTTTGACACTCCCCATGCGTAAACGCAGGGGATTCTTGGGTAATCTCCAGTAACCCGGAGAAATTTACCAAGCGAACCCCGTGAGCCCCACGGTTAAAAAGAGTGTAGTTGCCATGTCTTACGTTTGGAATGACTGCTTGGTTTTCGCATTTCATTCCAACAATTGAGGTACGCATAGCATTTTACGTGCAAGACGATTGGCTTGCACAACCCCATATGCTATCCACTTTTCAAGGAGCAACTACTCTTCATTGTATCCATAGAACGTATGTTTGTAAATGACTTTTCAGAATTTGTCGTTCTTAGCATCCCCACAAGGGGGATACCGAACGATGCTCGCTTTCATCCCCATAGCTGAAGCCAGGGGTTTTCCCGCTCGCAAAGAATATAACCACAGCATTTGCTGACAACGAAAGAACCGCCCAAGGAGGCGGTTCTTTCGTTGAGTGTGGGATGACGGGCGGTAAAAGAGCTATTCCCCTTCTTTTCCCGGTTGGTTTACCATATGAGCGGCGGTGAAATAGAGCCGGCTCCACATTTCATCTCGCAACTCCCCTTTGATTCCGGCTTCGTCCAGAGCTTCCGACATGCACCGGAGCCAGGCTTCTGCTCGTTTCGGAGTGATGGGGAAGGGAAGGTGGCGTGCCCGCAGCCGGGGATGGCCGTGTACACGGCTGTACAAGGCGGGGCCGCCGAAGAATTGCGTCAGAAACTGCCGCTGCTTTTCCATCACCGGTTCGATGTCTTTAGGAAACAGCGGTGCCAGGA
This region includes:
- the ctaD gene encoding cytochrome c oxidase subunit I; the encoded protein is MGGGFFFIIGGLEALLIRIQLFFPNNDFMVGREFNELLTMHGTTMIFFVAMPLLFALMNVAVPLQIGARDVAFPFLNALGFWLFLAGGILMNLGWIFGNAPDAGWTNYVPIAGNEYSAGPGIEYYVLGLQVSGIGTLIGGLNFLVTIINMRAPGMTFLRMPLFTWTSFVASALILFAFPALTAGLFLVMFDRIFGTAFFDVALGGNPVIWQHLFWIFGHPEVYIVILPAFGIMSDVISTFAKKRLFGYTSMVFATMLIGFLGFMVWAHHMFTVGMGPVPNSIFAILTMAIAVPTGIKVFNWLFTMWGGKIQFTTAMLWAVGFIPTFVLGGVTGVMLASPAADFQFHDSYFVVAHFHYVLIGGTVFGLFSGAYYWWPKMFGHKLNETLGKWHFWLFFIGFHLTFFIQHFIGLFGMPRRHFTYQADDGLTLLNQISTVGAFFMAIGTVVLLINIIVSAKKAVPAGNDPWDARTLEWAISSPPPEYNFAQTPRVRALDAFWHEKMAGNKTLEPAEPLGPIHMPSPTHLPFFMTLGFFISGLGWVFRSVEVGVLGLVMVVLVMFIHSFNHDHGYYIPLKDIPDANNDPQKGAKA
- a CDS encoding cytochrome (ubi)quinol oxidase subunit III, coding for MASIETQTQTHADAPVQLEKATLEGRNKILGFWLFIGAETVLFACLFGTYLALQNSTMGGPTQGELFSIPLVGLATVILLTSSLTSVLGIVGMHENNLKKTQFWFGVTVLLGVAFLVLEIYEFIHYTNEGLAITTNAFGSAFYTLLGTHGAHVLFGVIWITSLMIQARKQGLTKVTAPKFYVASLYWHFVDVIWVFIFTVVYLMGKVG
- a CDS encoding cytochrome C oxidase subunit IV family protein, with translation METKVQTNQQQTSKPPASEGAAKHVKSFALMILLTAAAFALVVYEVMPPVLLIPVIVGLAMVQVFLQLFTFMHLDMKKHKITVAFMMTGLFIGILCAVALWLLEGDFL
- a CDS encoding cytochrome c oxidase assembly protein, which translates into the protein MHQHHGGFDFWSVISPGALILTILLGVLYFTLIGPWRRKWGYDESPSIWKQRGFVFALAVFYFASGPVSTFSHDSFSAHMMEMALVYMVVPPLILLGLPSWVYRPLWSTPRRAKVFRVLTFPLVTLICFNGFFSLYHLPVVFDAIMSSSILMAASHGFMGFAAFMMWWPITCPVPEKDTLNPVMKLGYIIGDSILITPACALIVFSDVLLYQSFQEAPVAFSFMSALDDQQMGAVVMKAIQEIAYGCVLGYTFYHWVKEHKRMEREEAETIRPRGEKGETPSTMAY
- a CDS encoding sulfite exporter TauE/SafE family protein, with the translated sequence MKKLLILALIGFFAQLVDGALGMAYGVTSTSLLLFFGIAPAIASASVHMAEVVTTAASGISHWKFGNVDRVIVKRLMVPGALGAFVGACFLSNIPGDLARPFISAFLFLLGFYVLYRFLFVKQVPLMKKKKPGKWTIPLGLFAGFADSTGGGGWGPLTTPILISHKGMEPRKVIGSVDTSEFAVAVAASLGFLIALGPSQIDWTWVGALMLGGVLAAPIAAWCVKWIPPQLLGVLVGGFIIVINTRTILDSTGWVPPSFYPWVYAWLIFLWTLALGAAIQKIRTGRHCKQSSDSDH
- the cyoE gene encoding heme o synthase, with translation MDHGTEIGKEVLGRSRIQTVSPPLWKDYLSLMKPGITLSNLIATVAGFRLAAGGWGQPGTFFWTLAGTFLVVAGGCVWNNVYDRDIDPWMSRTRTRPIPAGRISWRSARWIGWGFSLLGLIILLRCVNVLSAVWGAVGVGWYVFVYTAWFKRKSPWNTVIGGVAGAVPPVIGWTAVTGEMGWPAWVLFFILFFWQPPHFYALALLKEAEYRKAGIPMWPVVRGWRETWEQMAACAWVLLPISGLLPLLGYVSWEYLWVVIPLGFAFGGWIGAGRWVYKRDRWARQVFRLSLVYLLGWMAAVIHFAG
- the coxB gene encoding cytochrome c oxidase subunit II; its protein translation is MGGKSGLRHWFVWLTLILVSAGCTNPSMSVLDPAGPVGREQLKLIYLSTGIMTLVVLVVAVLYIYIVIRYRERPGQEGEIPEQVEGNKKLEVLWTVVPIILLVILAVPTIATTFNINEKPDPAESIRVNVIGYQYWWGFEYPEFGVNTANEVHIPTGKKIEFILRAHDVIHAFWVPSLGGKEDLNPERNTRLVLQADKPGIYEGKCAELCGAAHALMNFRVIAHPPEEFNEWIASQKSPDSTPQSDRGREGQRLVGQNCIGCHAVENAGYPVQGSTGPTLNAFSKRTRIAGVIDNNRENLTTWMVDPQGVKPGNRMPAFDHLTEEQIDAIVQYLLELK
- the ctaD gene encoding cytochrome c oxidase subunit I, coding for MATLIILIVVALFLAAILTGGYNEQYLDRVKQNWLWDWITTVDHKKIGILYLIGGGLFFAIAGLESLLIRIQLMFPNNKFILGDVFNQLLTMHGTTMIFLVALPVLFGLMNVIVPLQIGARDVAFPFLNSLGFWLYFAGGLLLNISWIFGGAPDAGWTSYATLALNDFSPGPGVNYYVLGLQIAGIGTLISGINFLVTIINMRAPGMTYLRLPLFTWTTFVTSALILFAFPPLTAGLFMMMFDRLFETNFFATNGGGNATVWQHIFWIFGHPEVYILVLPAFGVFSDVISTFSKKRLFGYHSMVFAVVLIGFLGFMVWVHHMFTVGLGPIANTIFAVATMAIAVPTGIKVFNWLFTMLGGRIRFTTAMLFATGFIVAFVMGGVTGVMLAVVPADLQFHDTYFVVAHFHYVIIGGVVLGFFSGFYYWWPKIFGTFLDEKWGKWHFWLFYLGFHLTFFPQHFLGLFGMPRRVFTYEAGYGLELNNLLSTLGTFLMTAGVFCLVFNVLRTVIKGQQAPGDPWDGRTLEWSISSPPPEYNFAQVPQIRGLDAWWLEKQEGNDRMPPAEPLGPIHMPSPNYLPFVMTLGFFISGLGFVFHSIEVGFLGLAVVIVTLYVRSFEEDHGYHLHPKELEEGVNGS
- a CDS encoding cytochrome (ubi)quinol oxidase subunit III produces the protein MKIEEKTASVAGLPAEPERATLEGKNKILGFWLFLGAETTLFATMFGTYLALKGETLDGPTPPEIFVMPVVALATVVLLTSSLTSVFAIMAMHQNDVKKMIRWFGLTILLGAVFLGVEIYEFIEYTHLGHTLTSSAFGSSFYLLLGTHGSHVLYGVCWIIGLMIQARHKGITVHTAPKFYVASLYWHFVDVVWVFIFTVVYLMGMMA